CCAACTCCTGTAATCCTTTCAGGATCGACGGATTGCCGTATCGCATTGCCAAAGCAACCGGAACAGCTACTTTATCCTGTACTTTTTTATGGGCTCTTTTGGAAATTACCACTAAAGGAGATCCTTCTTCCCACCATATTTTTTTATAGGCTTCGGCAGAACGCTCCGGGCGTTTTCTTAAGATAATCCCTCTCACCAGTAAGGCTCTTAATAAAAAAGGGACATCAATAACATATTTATCCATTAAGAACTCATCCAAATATGGCTTTACATCTTTTGGTTCAGGACTTTCGGGCGAACCTAAGTTTACTAACAATACTCCTTTCATAAATTTTTTTCGCAAATTTATTTACTTGCTTTTTGTTTCCAGGTTGATATTAATTTCTTTTTTGAATACTTCAATAGCTAAAATAGATACTCTTTAAGAGTTTATATTAATAGACATCAGATATTTTTTTGGTGTGGTACCGAATTTCTTTTTAAAAGCAGCAATAAAATGGCTTGCTGTGCTGTAGCCGATTTTCAGACCTACTTCATTTACATTATAGGAACCGCTGTCCAGCAGTTTCCGGGCATATTCCATTTTATAGTCGAACAGAAAACTGTATACCGAATCGCCATAAATCTGCTTGAATCCCATTTTCAGCTTTTTCAGGTTTAATCCCACCTGATCGGCCAATTCCTGCAATCCGGGCGGTTCTGCCATATTAGCAAGTACGATATCTTTTGCTTTCCGGATTTTCAAGACATTTTCTTCGTCTATTAAAAACGGGCATTGTTCGGCATCCGGGTCTTCACTACGGTTAAAAAACAAGCTTAACAGTTCATATCCTTTTCCTTTATAATACAGGTTTTTAATGGAAGCGTTTAAGTTGTAATTGAAAACCTGATTCAATACGATAGCCATCGAAGGGCTGATATTTTCTTCCTTATAATATTTTTTATCCCTGTTTTCATCACTCAGAAACGGGATATATTCTGCTTCGGAAGAAAACAAGGCATGAAATTTTTTAATGGAAATCAGCACCGAAACCACCCAGGAATGGGGTTCAATCGTTAAATGTAACGGCAGTTCTTTTTGGGGATTGTACAACAGTAAGGATTTTTCTTCTACCAGATCCAGCGCATAGTTTCCCTGATTAAACAAAAACTTTGCTTTTCCTTTCAATCCAAAATGAAACTGAATAAGCCCCATACCTACATGACGTTCGAATTTAACGACGTCATTCGTATCATTCTGAAAACGAATTAAAAAAAAATCTTCTTCAATTTTTATTTCTTCTTGAGAACCCATAGCGGTATTTTTTCGTAAGTATCTTCAAAGCCTTTTATTTTGTTTATTTAGAATAATTCCAAATAAATAAATTGTAAGGTGTTGATTTCAGTGCAAATTTAAAAGAATTTATGTTGACAAACATATTTTAGTTTAAAATATCTTGGAGCGATACAAAAAGTCCTTTGAGCGTTATTTTTATAGTATAGATAGTAATACTTTTGTTTAACTTTAGATTAAAGTGTAAAGAATGGGAAATAATACGATATCGAAGCATCCAACATTTTATGCAGTTGGATTGAGTTACAAGAAAGCGGATGCCGAGATAAGAGGAAAGTTTAGCCTTGACACTCAGGCAAAAAATGACTTATTGATACAAGCAAAAAACGAAGGTCTGGAAACCTTAATCGTTACTTCTACCTGTAACAGAACTGAAATTTACGGTTTTGCCCAGCATCCTTTCCAATTAATAAAGTTACTTTGTGAAAACAGTCAGGGTACTATTGAAGATTTTCAAAAAGTAGCTTATGTTTACAAAAACAGCGAGGCGATCAACCACATGTTTCGCGTGGGAACCGGATTGGACAGCCAGATTTTAGGTGATTTCGAAATTATCAGTCAGATTAAAAATTCTTTTATTGATTCCAAAGCACAGAACCTAGTTAATAATTTTTTAGAGCGTTTGGTAAATGCCGTTATTCAGGCCAGCAAGCGTATTAAAAACGAAACCGAGATCAGTTCCGGTGCTACTTCCGTTTCTTTTGCAGCGGTACAATATATTATGAACAATGTTCCCGAGATCAGCAACAAGAATATCTTATTGTTCGGAACCGGGAAAATAGGCCGCAACACTTGCGAGAATTTAGTAAAGCACACTAAAAACGATCACATTACGCTGATTAACCGGACCAAAGATAAAGCAGAGAGAATTGCCGGCAAGTTTAACCTGATTGTAAAGGATTATGCCGATTTGCAGCTTGAAATTCAAAAAGCCGATGTTTTGGTCGTTGCCACAGGTGCTCAGAATCCAACCATTGACAAAGCAATCCTGAATCTTAAAAAGCCTTTGCTGATTTTAGATTTGTCTATTCCTAAAAATGTAAATGAAAATGTAAAAGAGCTGGAAGGTATCAGTCTGGTTCACATGGATCATCTTTCGCAAATGACGGATGAAACACTGGAAAACAGAAAAAAACACATCCCGGCTGCCGAAGCGATCATTGAAGAGATCAAAGAAGAATACATCAGCTGGACAAAAGCCCGGAAATTTGCACCAACTATTCATGCGTTAAAAGAAAAACTCAACACGATTAAAGAAAGTGAACTGAATTTTCAACGTAAAAAAATAAACAATTTTGATGAAGAGCAGGCTGAGATCATCAGTACCCGCATCATTCAAAAAATAACTACTCATTTTGCCAATCACCTGAAAGACAACAATACCATGGTTGATGAAAGTATCGAGTGGATTGAGAAAATTTTTCAGATAGAAACTGCAAAAGATGAATAAAACAATACGCATTGGAACGCGTGACAGCGAACTCGCTTTATGGCAGGCTCACACCGTTGAAAAAAGACTAAACGATTTAGGATATACAACCGCAATCATCGCAGTAAAATCGACCGGCGATATTATTCTTGACAAACCTTTATATGAATTGGGCATTACCGGTATTTTCACCAAAACACTGGACATTGCCATGATTAAAGGGGAAGTGGACATTGCCGTTCACTCCATGAAAGACGTGCCGACAGCTTTGCCTCAGGGCATTGTACAGGCAGCCGTTTTAGAAAGAGCAAACACTTTAGATATATTGGTACACAAAGGAAATCAGGATTTCCTTAACGGTACCGGAACCATTGCAACCGGAAGCCTTCGCCGAAAAGCGCAATGGCTACACAAATACCCGTCACACGAAGTTGTCGATTTACGCGGCAACGTGAACACCCGGATGCAAAAACTCCAGGACAACAATTGGAACGGAGCTGTTTTTGCCGCTGCCGGACTGGAACGCATCAATTTAAAACCCGAAACCTATATCGATTTAGACTGGATGGTTCCTGCACCTGCACAGGGCGCCATGGTGGTTGTGGCGATGGAAAATGATACTTTCTGCCAAGAAGCCGTAGCCAAATTAAATCATAGCGAAACAGAAATCTGTACCCATATTGAACGCCAGTTTCTACGGGAACTGGAAGGCGGCTGTACCGCACCTATCGGCGCATTGGCAACGATAGCCAACGATATCATTTCTTTTGAAGGGGTTTTATTTTCCCTTGACGGAAAAGAGAAACGGGACATTAAAACGACTGTTCCTGTAAAAGAATACCACGATCTTGGGAAAAACAGTGCTCAGGAAATACTTAACAATGGCGGTAACGAATTAATGGCTGCCATTAAAAAAACATTACAGCAATAATGCCGGATACGACACGTATACTTTCCACCAAAAAACTACTTCCCAATCAGAAGCAATTTTTACTGAATGCCGGTTTCACGGTTGTGGAATCCGATTTCATCAAAACAGAAACCATTGCTTTTGATCTGAACCAGCTTCAGGAATACCTGATTTTCACCAGTCAGAATGCTGTTCACAGTGTGTTACAACACCCTAAAGTAGCTGAGCTAAAACAGAAAGATGTTTTTTGCGTTGGTTTGAAAACCAAAGCATTATTGGAAGAAAACGGTTTTAAAGTAATTGCCTATACCGGATATGCTTCCGATCTGGCGGAGATCATTACCCTGGTTTATCCCAAAGGCAGTTATTCCTTTTTTAGCGGCAACCTGCGTAAAGACACTTTACCGGATGCCTTAAAAGAAGCCAATATTCCGCTAAAAGAAGTTAATGTTTACAATACAATACTGACTCCTAATAAAGTAAACAGTAAAGCAGACGGAATCCTTTTTTTCAGTCCGTCCGGTGTGGAAAGCTATTTAAAGGACCATACCATTACTGCCGAAACCTGCTTTTGCATTGGTACCACTACTGCAGAAGCACTTGATACTATTACCAAAAACATTGTCATTGCCAATCAGCCCACAATTGAAAACACCATAATTCAATGTATTAATCATTATAAGCAATAACGCCATGGACTATCTGTTAGAAAATCTGGAAACGGAACGCTTGCTTTTTCGGAAACTGAATCCTTCCGATTTTGATACCTGGCTGGCTTTTTACAAAGATCCGGAAAGCAGCGAGCTTTGGAACGCCGCTTTATCACCGGAAGAAGCCTGCAAACAGTGGTTTGAAGAACAGTTTTCCCGCTATGACAATAAATCGGGCGGTATGCATGTTTTAACCGATAAGAAAACCAAGGCATTTGTAGGACAATGTGGTTTATTGGTTCTCGATTATAATAATAGTACAGAGATTGCGCTGGCTTTTTCCTTATTGCCCAAATTTCAGCATAAAGGATATGCCGAAGAAGCCGCACTAAAATGTAAGGAATATGCTTTCAAAACCCTTAAAGCCGGTTCCCTGATTGCGTTAATAAGTCCTTCCGACATGCTTTCCGAACAAGTGGCTACCGCTATTGGCATGGAATGGGAAGACACCAATATTTACAACGACAAAATTGTCAATATATTCAGATTAAAAAAATAAAACGGAATTTTGCTTTTCGCACCGCAAAAGCAAGTCCGCAAAATAACGTAGCAATATGATAAAGAACGATTTATTTTTAAGAGCCTTAAAAGGAGAAACTGTAGAAAGACCACCGGTATGGATGATGCGTCAGGCCGGGAGATATTTACCGGAATTCAGAGCTTTACGGGACAAATATGATTTTTTCACCCGTTGTAAAACTCCGGAATTAGCTGCTGAAATAACCGTTCAACCCATTCGTATTGTAAAACCGGATGCTGCCATTTTATTTTCCGATATTCTGGTTATTCCGCAAGCTATGGGAATTGATGTGGAACTAAAAGATAATTTAGGTCCTATCCTTCCGAATCCTATTCGTACCGCTGCCGATGTGGAAAAAGTATTCATCCCGAATATCCAGGAAAGCTTAGGTTATGTAATGGACGCCATTACGTTAACCAAAGAAATGCTGAATGACGAAGTACCGCTTATTGGTTTTGCCGGTTCACCATGGACTATTTTCTGCTATGCTGTGGAAGGAAAAGGCTCTAAGAGCTTTGATACTGCTAAAGGATTCTGTTTTTCACAGCCGGAAGCCGCTCACGCCCTATTGCAGAAAATTACCGATACTACTATTGCTTATTTAATTGAAAAAGTAAAAACCGGTGTAAATGCCGTTCAGGTTTTTGACAGCTGGGGCGGAATGTTATCTCCGGCAGATTATCAGGAATTTTCATGGCGCTATATCAACCAGATTGTAGAAGCCCTGGCACCGCATACGGAAGTGATTGTTTTTGGAAAAGGTTGCTGGTTTGCCCTGAATGAAATGTCAAAAAGTAAGGCTTCCGCCCTGGGAGTAGACTGGACCTGTTCTCCGAAAAATGCCCGTTATTTAACGGGTGGCAACATTACGTTACAAGGAAACTTTGATCCTTCCCGTTTGTTATCGCCTATTCCAACGATCAAAAAGATGGTACACGAAATGATCGATGAGTTTGGAAAAGACAAATATATTGTAAATTTAGGGCATGGAATTTTACCGAATATTCCTGTCGATCATGCCAAAGCATTTATCGAAGCCGTAAAAGAATATAACCAAAAATAAAACCCTCCATGGGCATTAAAACCAGACTCTGTTTCGTATTCCTGTTTGTAAGCTTCTTTGCTTACAGTCAAACAAGCATCAAAGGAAATGTAGTGACCGCCTTTGCGGCCATTCCTAATTTTGGTATCGAAACAAAAATAGGTCCGAAAATGACCTTTCAGTTTGATGTTACGGCATCGTTCTGGAAATCGGTTAAGGGTGGCCCTATGGAATTTGTACTGGTTTTTCCGGAAGTCCGTTATTATACCAAAGCGATCAATGACGGTTTTTTTGTGGGTGCCCACATTGGCGGCAGTATGTATAAAATCCAGAAATGGGAGTACTGGCATACCGATTATTACCAGGAAGGTCTTGGTGTAATGTTCGGGGCGACCGTTGGTTACCAGTACAAATTAAGCGACCGTTTTAACCTGGAGCTATTTCTGGGCGGCGGTTCTCATTTAGGTTTTTACAAAGGCTATACCATGACAACACATGAGCGCCTTGACGGTGCCGAAAAATACAATAAAAGCGGAGAATTAATTCCTTATAGAGGCGGTTTGATGCTCGTCTATAAGCTCTAATTCCTATACACAAAATGAAAGAGAAATTTTACACCTACATACAAAATCTTCAGGATACCATAACCGCAGCTCTTGAAAAAGCCGACGGGAAAGCCGTTTTTCACCAGGATATCTGGGAACGCCCGGAAGGCGGCGGCGGAAGAACACGCGTAATCGAGAATGGAAATGTATTTGAAAAAGGTGGTGTTAATATTTCTGCCGTTCATGGTCCGTTACCACAAGCAATGCAGGCTTACTTTAATGTAGGCGATGTTGATTTTTTTGCCTGCGGATTAAGTCTGGTTATCCATCCTAAGAATCCTATGGTTCCGACAGTGCATGCGAACTGGCGCTACTTTGAAATGTATGATAAAGACGGAAACGTTATCAACCAATGGTTTGGTGGCGGACAGGACTTGACGCCTTATTATTTGTTTGAAGAAGATGCGATCCATTTTCACCAGACCTGTAAAACGGCCTGCGACAAACACAATCCTGAGTTCTACCCAAAATACAAACAACAGTGTGACACCTATTTCTGGAACGCACACCGAAATGAAGC
This region of Flavobacterium inviolabile genomic DNA includes:
- a CDS encoding AraC family transcriptional regulator, which encodes MGSQEEIKIEEDFFLIRFQNDTNDVVKFERHVGMGLIQFHFGLKGKAKFLFNQGNYALDLVEEKSLLLYNPQKELPLHLTIEPHSWVVSVLISIKKFHALFSSEAEYIPFLSDENRDKKYYKEENISPSMAIVLNQVFNYNLNASIKNLYYKGKGYELLSLFFNRSEDPDAEQCPFLIDEENVLKIRKAKDIVLANMAEPPGLQELADQVGLNLKKLKMGFKQIYGDSVYSFLFDYKMEYARKLLDSGSYNVNEVGLKIGYSTASHFIAAFKKKFGTTPKKYLMSININS
- the hemA gene encoding glutamyl-tRNA reductase, which encodes MGNNTISKHPTFYAVGLSYKKADAEIRGKFSLDTQAKNDLLIQAKNEGLETLIVTSTCNRTEIYGFAQHPFQLIKLLCENSQGTIEDFQKVAYVYKNSEAINHMFRVGTGLDSQILGDFEIISQIKNSFIDSKAQNLVNNFLERLVNAVIQASKRIKNETEISSGATSVSFAAVQYIMNNVPEISNKNILLFGTGKIGRNTCENLVKHTKNDHITLINRTKDKAERIAGKFNLIVKDYADLQLEIQKADVLVVATGAQNPTIDKAILNLKKPLLILDLSIPKNVNENVKELEGISLVHMDHLSQMTDETLENRKKHIPAAEAIIEEIKEEYISWTKARKFAPTIHALKEKLNTIKESELNFQRKKINNFDEEQAEIISTRIIQKITTHFANHLKDNNTMVDESIEWIEKIFQIETAKDE
- the hemC gene encoding hydroxymethylbilane synthase, coding for MNKTIRIGTRDSELALWQAHTVEKRLNDLGYTTAIIAVKSTGDIILDKPLYELGITGIFTKTLDIAMIKGEVDIAVHSMKDVPTALPQGIVQAAVLERANTLDILVHKGNQDFLNGTGTIATGSLRRKAQWLHKYPSHEVVDLRGNVNTRMQKLQDNNWNGAVFAAAGLERINLKPETYIDLDWMVPAPAQGAMVVVAMENDTFCQEAVAKLNHSETEICTHIERQFLRELEGGCTAPIGALATIANDIISFEGVLFSLDGKEKRDIKTTVPVKEYHDLGKNSAQEILNNGGNELMAAIKKTLQQ
- a CDS encoding uroporphyrinogen-III synthase; this translates as MPDTTRILSTKKLLPNQKQFLLNAGFTVVESDFIKTETIAFDLNQLQEYLIFTSQNAVHSVLQHPKVAELKQKDVFCVGLKTKALLEENGFKVIAYTGYASDLAEIITLVYPKGSYSFFSGNLRKDTLPDALKEANIPLKEVNVYNTILTPNKVNSKADGILFFSPSGVESYLKDHTITAETCFCIGTTTAEALDTITKNIVIANQPTIENTIIQCINHYKQ
- a CDS encoding GNAT family N-acetyltransferase, whose protein sequence is MDYLLENLETERLLFRKLNPSDFDTWLAFYKDPESSELWNAALSPEEACKQWFEEQFSRYDNKSGGMHVLTDKKTKAFVGQCGLLVLDYNNSTEIALAFSLLPKFQHKGYAEEAALKCKEYAFKTLKAGSLIALISPSDMLSEQVATAIGMEWEDTNIYNDKIVNIFRLKK
- the hemE gene encoding uroporphyrinogen decarboxylase; the encoded protein is MIKNDLFLRALKGETVERPPVWMMRQAGRYLPEFRALRDKYDFFTRCKTPELAAEITVQPIRIVKPDAAILFSDILVIPQAMGIDVELKDNLGPILPNPIRTAADVEKVFIPNIQESLGYVMDAITLTKEMLNDEVPLIGFAGSPWTIFCYAVEGKGSKSFDTAKGFCFSQPEAAHALLQKITDTTIAYLIEKVKTGVNAVQVFDSWGGMLSPADYQEFSWRYINQIVEALAPHTEVIVFGKGCWFALNEMSKSKASALGVDWTCSPKNARYLTGGNITLQGNFDPSRLLSPIPTIKKMVHEMIDEFGKDKYIVNLGHGILPNIPVDHAKAFIEAVKEYNQK
- a CDS encoding DUF3575 domain-containing protein; the protein is MGIKTRLCFVFLFVSFFAYSQTSIKGNVVTAFAAIPNFGIETKIGPKMTFQFDVTASFWKSVKGGPMEFVLVFPEVRYYTKAINDGFFVGAHIGGSMYKIQKWEYWHTDYYQEGLGVMFGATVGYQYKLSDRFNLELFLGGGSHLGFYKGYTMTTHERLDGAEKYNKSGELIPYRGGLMLVYKL
- the hemF gene encoding oxygen-dependent coproporphyrinogen oxidase; amino-acid sequence: MKEKFYTYIQNLQDTITAALEKADGKAVFHQDIWERPEGGGGRTRVIENGNVFEKGGVNISAVHGPLPQAMQAYFNVGDVDFFACGLSLVIHPKNPMVPTVHANWRYFEMYDKDGNVINQWFGGGQDLTPYYLFEEDAIHFHQTCKTACDKHNPEFYPKYKQQCDTYFWNAHRNEARGIGGLFFDHCKATESMSMENWYDFVTEVGNSFISAYVPIVEKRKDLEYTAENRTWQEIRRGRYVEFNLVHDKGTLFGLKTNGRIESILMSLPPHVQWVYDHHPEEGSEEARLLTVLEKPVDWLN